From the genome of Acidobacteriota bacterium, one region includes:
- a CDS encoding V-type ATP synthase subunit K, producing the protein MTLGIFLAYLGVVFAFLFPGIGSALGLLMTGNATHGALEQFPRRFGRFLPAAALPSSQGIYGFVIAFMLLRKLGTLSTIDFYTGLYFLCSAIPVSVVGFFSALYQARVCVTGIELIKSDETALGKVLTMGVFPELYAILGLMVSLFLVTAK; encoded by the coding sequence ATGACATTAGGAATATTTCTTGCTTATCTCGGTGTGGTGTTTGCGTTTCTTTTCCCTGGCATTGGTTCAGCGCTGGGGCTTCTGATGACGGGAAACGCTACCCACGGAGCGCTGGAACAGTTCCCCAGGCGGTTTGGTCGTTTTCTTCCGGCGGCGGCGCTTCCCAGCTCCCAGGGTATCTACGGATTTGTTATCGCCTTTATGCTCCTCCGGAAGCTCGGCACCCTTAGTACAATAGACTTCTACACCGGGCTTTATTTCCTCTGCTCTGCCATTCCGGTGAGTGTGGTTGGTTTCTTCTCCGCTTTATATCAGGCGAGGGTTTGCGTTACCGGGATCGAGCTGATAAAGAGCGATGAGACCGCGTTAGGAAAGGTGCTCACTATGGGGGTTTTCCCCGAGCTTTATGCCATTTTGGGGCTTATGGTCTCGCTCTTCTTGGTGACCGCCAAGTAA
- a CDS encoding DUF2764 family protein — MITGNYYTYLIASLIKLERGVRPRFTLGDFLRVKRKFIEEVHWPFVDIILRRYDGLNLHHLLTGEGRFLPWGTYSQEELKRWLEEEEEGEGGREEFPQFMQAYLEEYKAGKIEKIDPLDRLLELYYYEALSTPNLFLRRFFTFEVILINVVTALRARAKSLEVKDYLICKDGLPLSLSADIISVSDTIIKNFSVTDFGLGRELPWIKEVSALVEQGDFLSLEEKLDEIKWGKIDELTAYIYFDVEVVLAYILKLLILERWREAEGDLGGRIREELVAAATAKEEEVSWEIG, encoded by the coding sequence ATGATAACGGGCAATTATTATACTTATTTAATCGCCTCTCTCATAAAGCTTGAGCGCGGAGTACGTCCTCGGTTTACTTTGGGCGATTTCCTCCGGGTAAAGAGGAAGTTTATTGAGGAGGTTCATTGGCCCTTTGTTGATATTATCTTGAGAAGGTACGATGGTTTGAATCTTCATCATCTTTTGACTGGAGAGGGGAGATTTCTTCCCTGGGGAACATATTCCCAGGAAGAGCTTAAAAGGTGGCTTGAGGAAGAGGAGGAGGGGGAAGGGGGTAGAGAGGAGTTTCCGCAGTTTATGCAGGCTTACCTCGAGGAATATAAAGCAGGGAAGATAGAGAAGATTGACCCTTTAGATCGGTTGCTTGAGCTCTATTATTATGAAGCTCTTTCCACTCCCAATCTTTTTCTTCGTCGTTTCTTCACCTTTGAGGTTATTCTTATTAATGTAGTTACCGCCCTCCGTGCCCGGGCTAAGTCCTTAGAGGTAAAGGATTACCTGATTTGCAAGGATGGTCTTCCTCTCTCTCTATCTGCTGATATTATTTCAGTTTCCGATACGATTATAAAGAATTTTTCAGTAACTGATTTCGGATTGGGGAGGGAGTTGCCTTGGATAAAGGAGGTCTCAGCCCTTGTTGAACAAGGGGATTTCCTTTCCCTTGAGGAGAAGCTCGACGAGATCAAGTGGGGGAAGATAGACGAGCTCACCGCCTATATCTATTTTGATGTAGAGGTAGTGCTCGCTTATATCCTGAAGCTTCTCATCCTCGAGCGATGGAGAGAGGCGGAGGGCGATTTAGGAGGGAGGATTAGAGAAGAGCTGGTAGCCGCAGCTACTGCTAAAGAGGAGGAGGTGTCGTGGGAGATAGGATAG
- a CDS encoding amidohydrolase family protein → MRVKELKIIAAILFLFSLIAYPSERATVIIGGKVITVTKGIIEKGKIVIRDGKIVAVGKNVKIPKGAMRIDARGKVILPGLIEADTTLGLGGMRGGDANEATKPNTAELSVLDAINPFDKNIERALAGGITTALINPGRINVIGGQGAVVKLSGRTVSEMVLLAPAGVKFSLGEGPKFYYGKKGRLPSTRMGAAYIVRKALLDARDYLKEWEDYQEAKKEGKDAKEPRKNLSLEPLAKLLKGELTAYIECYRADDIMTALRLIDEFKIKKAVLVGVSDGYLVADEIAKRKVPVIITPAGVEPHRMETERINIKNAAILHKAGVKVILHASYSMGVGAVRELPLLSAFAIKGGLPREEALKGITIYPAEVLGVSDRIGSIEPEKDADLVIFSGDPFFYRSRVEKVLINGKIVYSLK, encoded by the coding sequence ATGAGAGTTAAAGAATTGAAAATAATCGCGGCAATCCTATTCCTTTTCTCCCTCATTGCATATCCCTCCGAGAGAGCGACGGTCATTATTGGGGGGAAGGTGATCACCGTGACCAAGGGGATCATAGAGAAGGGGAAAATAGTAATTAGAGATGGGAAGATCGTCGCGGTAGGGAAAAATGTGAAGATACCAAAGGGAGCGATGAGGATAGATGCGAGGGGAAAGGTGATCCTTCCCGGTCTCATCGAGGCGGATACTACTCTCGGCTTGGGAGGAATGAGAGGAGGAGACGCCAACGAGGCGACCAAGCCAAACACCGCTGAGCTCTCGGTACTCGATGCCATCAATCCCTTCGACAAGAACATTGAGCGCGCCCTGGCGGGCGGAATAACCACTGCCCTCATCAATCCGGGGAGAATAAATGTTATCGGAGGCCAAGGAGCAGTGGTAAAGCTCTCAGGGAGAACGGTATCGGAGATGGTACTTTTAGCTCCTGCTGGAGTAAAGTTCTCCTTAGGCGAAGGACCCAAATTCTACTATGGGAAGAAGGGACGTCTTCCCTCTACCAGAATGGGGGCTGCCTATATAGTAAGGAAGGCTCTCCTCGATGCCAGGGATTATCTAAAGGAATGGGAGGACTATCAAGAAGCGAAGAAGGAGGGGAAAGACGCTAAAGAACCGAGAAAGAATCTCTCGCTTGAGCCATTGGCTAAACTCTTAAAGGGTGAGTTAACCGCCTATATCGAATGCTACCGAGCTGACGACATTATGACCGCCCTGAGGTTGATCGATGAGTTCAAAATTAAAAAGGCAGTCCTCGTTGGGGTAAGCGATGGGTACTTGGTAGCTGATGAGATCGCAAAGAGGAAGGTGCCGGTCATCATCACCCCAGCAGGGGTAGAACCTCATAGGATGGAGACGGAGCGAATAAACATAAAGAACGCCGCCATTCTCCACAAGGCAGGGGTAAAGGTTATCCTCCACGCTTCTTATTCTATGGGGGTCGGGGCGGTAAGGGAGCTCCCCCTCCTCTCTGCCTTCGCTATAAAAGGCGGGCTTCCCCGAGAAGAGGCGCTTAAAGGGATAACCATCTATCCCGCAGAGGTCCTTGGGGTAAGTGATAGGATTGGAAGCATTGAGCCAGAGAAAGATGCCGATCTCGTTATCTTTTCGGGAGATCCCTTCTTCTATCGTAGCCGGGTGGAAAAGGTTCTGATAAACGGGAAAATAGTCTACTCTTTAAAATAA
- a CDS encoding V-type ATP synthase subunit A codes for MGDRIGTITLIDENLVRATIPGSVRMGEVVYVGEERLMGEVIRIRPGLADIQVYEDTTMIRTGEKVEFTGDVLQVELGPGILTEIFDGLGNPLRKYGLFLTRGVHYPAVDPEKKWEFVPKVKKGDVVVEGDIIGTVQETPLIEHRIMVPVGISGEILEIKKGEFSAYDTVAVVKDKEGKKHELSMVQKWPIRTPRPIKERLKLSELLETRTRIIDGFLPIAKGGTGCLPGAFGTGKTVAEHQLSRQSRAQVVVYVGCGERAGEMVELITEFPELTDPDTGRPLIERTIMVVNTSAMPVSARESSVYLGVTFGEYFRDQGYDVLVLADSTSRWLQALREMSGRLEEIPGEEGFPAYLETRISSWYERAGKVRCLGSDERMGSVTIIGAVSPPGGDFSEPVTQATIKVTGCFFGLSRRLAEARIYPAIDPLISKSKYFEDLAPFFAEKGYPRWVEDVELLKGYILEGVRIKEQIDILGDAGVSDRDYLAYQLSLMIRDSYLVQNFFHPVDGATSLERHYFMLEFLREIIEWAKKLETLGKEKMREKIAKITYELIQMNYQKDYQEYAEKIRKELLKE; via the coding sequence GTGGGAGATAGGATAGGCACGATAACCCTTATTGATGAGAACCTGGTGCGGGCGACCATTCCTGGTAGCGTTAGGATGGGGGAAGTGGTTTATGTTGGTGAGGAGCGGTTGATGGGCGAGGTGATCCGAATACGCCCTGGGCTTGCCGATATTCAGGTTTATGAAGATACTACAATGATCCGCACCGGGGAAAAAGTGGAGTTTACCGGCGATGTGCTTCAGGTGGAGCTTGGTCCCGGTATCCTTACCGAGATATTCGATGGTTTGGGCAATCCGTTGAGGAAATATGGTCTTTTCCTTACCCGAGGTGTTCATTACCCAGCGGTTGATCCAGAGAAAAAATGGGAGTTCGTACCCAAGGTAAAGAAGGGTGATGTAGTGGTCGAAGGCGACATAATTGGCACAGTTCAGGAGACACCCTTAATTGAGCATCGGATAATGGTCCCAGTAGGGATCTCCGGTGAGATCCTGGAGATAAAGAAGGGGGAGTTCAGCGCTTACGATACGGTGGCGGTAGTGAAGGATAAAGAGGGGAAGAAGCACGAGCTCTCAATGGTTCAAAAATGGCCCATAAGGACCCCCCGACCGATCAAAGAGAGGCTAAAGCTCTCCGAGCTCCTCGAGACGAGGACGAGGATAATAGACGGTTTCCTCCCCATTGCTAAAGGAGGAACCGGTTGTCTCCCTGGAGCCTTTGGAACGGGGAAGACCGTTGCTGAACACCAGCTTTCTCGCCAGTCTCGGGCTCAGGTGGTTGTCTATGTCGGCTGTGGTGAGCGGGCAGGAGAGATGGTTGAGCTTATTACCGAGTTCCCCGAGCTTACCGATCCCGATACAGGAAGGCCCCTGATCGAGCGGACGATAATGGTAGTTAATACCTCGGCGATGCCGGTGTCGGCGCGGGAGAGTTCGGTCTATCTTGGGGTAACCTTCGGGGAGTACTTCCGGGATCAGGGCTATGATGTATTGGTGCTTGCCGATTCCACCTCCCGTTGGCTTCAGGCGTTGAGGGAGATGTCTGGTCGCTTGGAGGAGATACCGGGTGAAGAGGGATTTCCCGCTTATCTTGAGACCAGAATAAGTTCATGGTATGAACGAGCAGGAAAGGTCCGTTGTTTGGGCTCCGATGAGAGGATGGGAAGCGTAACCATTATTGGAGCGGTAAGCCCTCCAGGTGGTGATTTTTCAGAGCCGGTAACCCAGGCGACGATCAAGGTAACTGGTTGTTTCTTTGGTCTTTCCCGGCGTCTTGCCGAAGCGAGAATCTATCCTGCTATCGATCCCCTTATCTCGAAGAGCAAGTATTTTGAAGACCTTGCTCCATTTTTTGCCGAGAAAGGATATCCCCGCTGGGTGGAGGATGTGGAGCTCCTTAAAGGTTATATCCTCGAAGGGGTAAGGATCAAGGAGCAGATAGATATTTTAGGCGATGCTGGTGTTTCCGATCGTGATTATCTTGCCTATCAACTTTCCCTGATGATCCGTGATTCTTATCTCGTTCAGAACTTCTTCCACCCGGTAGATGGAGCTACCAGTCTCGAACGGCATTATTTTATGCTTGAGTTTTTGAGGGAGATAATAGAGTGGGCGAAGAAGCTGGAAACGCTGGGAAAGGAAAAGATGAGGGAAAAGATCGCCAAGATAACTTATGAACTTATACAGATGAATTATCAAAAGGATTACCAAGAATATGCGGAGAAGATAAGGAAGGAGTTACTGAAAGAATGA
- a CDS encoding amidohydrolase family protein: MKKAKVTLIALALLFSLLLSPASSKDEGIIAIKGKIVYTASGAPIKNGVILIKGGKIIKVGSRLKIPKGAAVYTAKVVMPGLVEAHSHFAVMSDANEATNPITPGMRVSDAINISDPYFYYPLSGGVTTIVTRPGSANVIGGLSAALKLKHNVPLDKMIIKDPCDFKMALEGNPIGVYGRRGRMPATMMGCYYLARKTFLRGQEYIKKWEKYEKEKKKNPNAIPPKRDLALEAVAMALKREIPVHIHTAKANEVDAGLRLFDEFHLDGSFAHAYWGYLIADELGKRKEVLVLGPEMFFHYFGEKGIMNSAAILAAKGAKIAVQTDANAYGVKYLRNTAALCVRYGLPEDVAIKAITINAADAVNLDDRVGSIEPGKDADIVLMDGDPFEVLTTVEKVFVDGKLEFENKKHYHTIADLKLAPPKISHKKIKIRRKSEKTIAITGGRIITVSNGVIDRGTILIENGKIKAVGRRIHIPKEATVIDASGKVIMPGIVAAASSLGLYSDWKRITHTDEAVNPVTPAMEVIHAIDPFFPTVRDVLVSGVTTANVNPGAANVLGGRGAVIKTVGRTVEEMLVKKHSMMMASYCSRPKSVYGSKGRMPATRMAIAYLLRDNFLKAKEYKERLEKAKKEGREIHRDLNLEALIPVIEGKMPLMVEAERKSDILRAIEIADEFKIKLIILGGAEAHLVADQLAERNIPVVITHLREHRRTNETKRFRTDMAALLEKKGVKVGFMLDDARWPISTLGHQDGNLLMNAALCFKLGMSEEGAIKALTIYPAEFLNIADRLGSIEKGKDADIIILKGHPFLLKAVPELVMVNGKIAYKER, from the coding sequence ATGAAAAAGGCTAAAGTAACCCTTATCGCCTTAGCTCTTCTTTTCTCCCTTCTTCTCTCCCCCGCCTCTTCCAAAGACGAAGGGATAATCGCCATCAAGGGGAAGATCGTTTATACCGCTTCAGGTGCTCCCATCAAAAACGGGGTAATCCTGATCAAGGGAGGAAAGATCATAAAGGTAGGATCGAGGCTAAAAATACCAAAGGGCGCGGCCGTCTATACCGCTAAGGTGGTGATGCCTGGGTTGGTCGAGGCTCACTCCCACTTTGCGGTGATGTCCGACGCCAACGAGGCCACCAATCCCATCACCCCCGGGATGAGGGTATCGGATGCGATAAACATCAGCGATCCTTATTTCTATTATCCTCTCTCAGGTGGAGTGACCACCATCGTAACAAGACCGGGAAGTGCCAATGTGATCGGAGGATTAAGCGCAGCTCTCAAGCTAAAGCACAATGTCCCTCTTGATAAGATGATCATCAAGGATCCCTGCGACTTCAAGATGGCGCTCGAAGGGAATCCGATAGGCGTTTACGGAAGACGGGGAAGGATGCCAGCGACGATGATGGGATGCTATTACCTTGCCCGCAAGACCTTCCTCAGGGGCCAGGAATACATCAAAAAGTGGGAGAAATACGAGAAAGAGAAGAAGAAAAACCCAAACGCCATACCGCCGAAGCGCGATCTCGCCTTAGAGGCGGTAGCGATGGCGCTTAAGCGAGAGATACCGGTTCACATCCACACCGCAAAGGCGAACGAGGTGGATGCTGGCCTTCGCCTTTTTGACGAATTTCATCTTGACGGGAGCTTTGCCCACGCCTATTGGGGCTATCTTATCGCCGATGAATTGGGGAAGAGGAAGGAGGTCCTCGTCCTTGGTCCGGAGATGTTCTTCCACTACTTCGGGGAAAAGGGAATAATGAACTCCGCTGCTATCCTGGCAGCAAAGGGGGCGAAGATAGCGGTCCAGACAGATGCAAATGCCTACGGGGTAAAGTACCTTCGAAATACCGCCGCTCTCTGTGTCCGATATGGACTCCCTGAGGATGTAGCTATAAAGGCGATAACCATAAACGCTGCCGATGCGGTAAACCTCGATGACCGGGTAGGAAGCATCGAGCCGGGAAAGGACGCCGATATCGTCCTTATGGACGGCGATCCCTTCGAGGTCTTGACCACGGTAGAAAAGGTCTTCGTCGATGGTAAGCTCGAATTCGAGAACAAGAAGCATTACCATACCATTGCCGATCTCAAACTCGCCCCTCCCAAGATAAGCCACAAAAAGATAAAAATAAGAAGAAAAAGTGAGAAGACCATCGCAATCACCGGAGGAAGGATCATTACCGTCAGCAACGGAGTGATAGATAGGGGGACGATACTGATCGAGAACGGGAAGATAAAAGCGGTGGGAAGAAGGATCCACATTCCCAAAGAAGCAACGGTAATCGATGCTTCGGGCAAGGTGATAATGCCGGGGATCGTCGCTGCTGCCTCCTCCCTTGGGCTCTATTCCGACTGGAAGAGGATAACCCACACCGATGAAGCGGTAAACCCAGTGACTCCGGCAATGGAGGTAATCCACGCCATAGACCCCTTCTTCCCCACGGTACGAGATGTCCTCGTCTCTGGGGTGACCACCGCCAACGTCAATCCGGGTGCTGCCAATGTGCTCGGCGGAAGAGGGGCAGTCATAAAGACAGTGGGAAGAACGGTGGAGGAGATGCTGGTCAAGAAACACAGTATGATGATGGCCTCCTACTGTTCCCGCCCCAAATCGGTCTATGGCTCGAAGGGAAGGATGCCAGCAACCAGAATGGCTATCGCCTATCTCCTCCGGGACAATTTCCTCAAAGCCAAAGAATATAAAGAGAGGCTCGAAAAGGCGAAAAAAGAAGGAAGGGAGATACACCGTGACCTAAACCTTGAGGCGCTCATCCCGGTGATCGAAGGTAAGATGCCGTTGATGGTCGAAGCGGAGAGGAAAAGCGACATCCTAAGGGCGATAGAGATAGCCGATGAGTTTAAGATAAAACTGATAATTCTCGGAGGAGCGGAAGCACATCTGGTAGCTGACCAGCTCGCGGAGCGAAATATACCGGTGGTTATCACCCATCTCAGGGAGCACAGGAGGACCAATGAGACGAAGAGATTCAGAACCGATATGGCAGCACTCCTGGAAAAGAAAGGGGTGAAGGTTGGATTTATGTTGGACGACGCCAGATGGCCCATAAGCACCTTAGGCCATCAGGATGGAAACCTCCTGATGAACGCCGCCCTATGTTTCAAGCTCGGGATGAGCGAGGAAGGAGCGATAAAGGCACTCACCATCTATCCAGCAGAGTTCCTCAATATAGCGGACCGGCTAGGAAGCATCGAGAAAGGGAAGGATGCTGATATCATCATCCTCAAGGGGCACCCATTCCTCCTGAAGGCAGTACCAGAATTGGTAATGGTCAACGGAAAGATAGCCTATAAGGAGAGATAA
- a CDS encoding amidohydrolase family protein, whose product MKYRSILVATLAIILLPLWLMAQNLYIKGGTIITVTKGTIKGGAILIKKGKIAAVGRNVKCPPGVKVIDAKGKYIIPGIIDAHSHMALDGDINEATNPVTAEVRMRDAIDFDNPVILQALGGGVAAAKLMHGSANVIGGLNVVVKLKWGKPPEEWFIPDAHKQLKMAYGENPKRVYGSRGQMPSTRMGNAYALRNAMIQAKEYMRKWAEYEKAKKEGKDAKRPKRDLRLETLADLLRGKYTVDFHCYRADGIANLLSIADEFGFRVEVLSHALEGYKIPDIIKSHNASVSTFADGWGYKMEAFDGIPYMVPLLFRYGVNVLVSSDSDNTIRRLYIEASKAMKYGDLTPDEALRLITINPAKALGLDHRMGSIEVGKDGDIAIFDRHPMDTFTKCVMTIIEGEVYFDINKYASSPK is encoded by the coding sequence ATGAAATATAGGTCTATTTTGGTAGCGACTCTGGCGATCATCCTCCTCCCCTTGTGGCTGATGGCTCAGAACCTCTACATAAAGGGAGGGACGATCATCACCGTCACCAAGGGGACAATTAAAGGAGGAGCCATCCTTATCAAAAAAGGAAAGATCGCTGCGGTGGGGAGGAATGTTAAATGTCCTCCCGGGGTAAAGGTGATTGATGCTAAAGGGAAATACATCATCCCAGGGATAATCGACGCCCATTCCCATATGGCACTTGACGGCGATATTAACGAAGCGACCAACCCAGTTACTGCCGAAGTAAGGATGAGGGATGCCATCGACTTTGACAATCCGGTGATCCTCCAGGCGCTCGGTGGAGGGGTGGCGGCGGCAAAGCTGATGCATGGAAGCGCCAATGTAATCGGCGGTCTCAATGTAGTGGTAAAGCTCAAATGGGGGAAACCACCTGAAGAGTGGTTTATCCCTGACGCCCACAAACAACTTAAGATGGCTTATGGTGAGAACCCAAAACGGGTCTATGGTTCCCGAGGACAAATGCCCTCGACCAGAATGGGGAACGCTTATGCGCTGAGGAACGCAATGATCCAGGCGAAGGAGTATATGAGGAAGTGGGCGGAATATGAAAAGGCAAAGAAAGAGGGAAAAGATGCCAAGAGGCCGAAACGGGATTTGAGGCTCGAGACCTTAGCCGATCTCCTTCGGGGTAAATACACCGTCGATTTCCATTGCTATCGTGCCGATGGGATCGCCAACCTCCTTTCGATAGCTGATGAGTTCGGTTTCCGGGTAGAGGTGTTGAGCCATGCCCTCGAGGGATATAAGATCCCGGATATAATAAAAAGTCATAACGCATCGGTCTCCACCTTTGCTGACGGCTGGGGTTATAAGATGGAGGCGTTCGATGGCATACCCTATATGGTACCCCTTCTCTTCCGTTACGGGGTAAATGTACTGGTAAGCTCGGACTCGGACAACACCATCAGAAGGCTCTATATAGAGGCCTCCAAGGCGATGAAGTACGGCGACCTCACCCCTGATGAAGCACTTAGGTTGATAACTATAAACCCAGCAAAGGCGCTTGGGCTCGACCACCGGATGGGAAGCATCGAGGTAGGCAAGGATGGAGATATCGCCATCTTCGACCGCCATCCAATGGATACCTTTACCAAATGCGTGATGACCATCATCGAGGGCGAGGTTTACTTCGACATCAACAAATATGCTTCCTCTCCTAAATGA
- a CDS encoding amidohydrolase family protein, translated as MRTNKLSKTLVLIAFFFLLATSTFADEKPILIKGGTIVPVTKPIIKKGDILIKDGKIVQMGRRIKAPRGARVIDARGLYIYPGMIDAYSSLGMVEVGSVSATVDTNETTKKITPFLSVLDAIDPDSAPIGVTRVNGITTALVSPGAANPIAGKAAVIDLAGRTVDEMVLAPDVAMIFSFTKGSRGYGSRGRGGYPSTRMGIAALIRQTLIDAEDYLKKIETWEKKGKKGPKPPRNTTYEALIPVLKGEMPVIANVREAREIRVALEIADAFHLKLILLNANECDKMIEKIKERNIPILLGNIFTNPDETQPYDFYYKLPLRLYRNGIKFAIFVGGAHSVRNLPYSAAVAVAYGLPYEEGLKSITIYPAEILGIADKVGSIEKGKIANLVVWTGDPLQVRSRVKHLIIKGKLVPLTNHDTELRDRYLHLYKHLKIKLH; from the coding sequence ATGAGAACAAATAAACTATCAAAAACGCTGGTGCTTATCGCCTTTTTCTTTCTTCTTGCTACAAGCACCTTTGCTGACGAGAAGCCGATCCTGATCAAGGGAGGTACTATCGTCCCCGTGACCAAACCCATCATAAAGAAGGGAGACATCCTCATAAAGGATGGAAAAATCGTCCAAATGGGAAGAAGGATCAAAGCGCCCCGCGGAGCCAGGGTGATAGACGCAAGAGGGTTATACATCTACCCCGGGATGATCGACGCCTACAGTAGCCTGGGAATGGTTGAGGTAGGAAGCGTTTCCGCCACTGTGGATACCAACGAGACAACGAAAAAGATAACCCCCTTCCTCTCGGTGCTCGATGCCATCGATCCCGACTCTGCTCCGATAGGGGTAACCCGGGTAAACGGAATAACCACCGCTCTGGTATCTCCTGGCGCAGCCAACCCAATAGCGGGCAAAGCAGCGGTGATCGATCTTGCCGGGCGCACCGTTGACGAAATGGTTTTGGCGCCGGATGTAGCGATGATCTTTTCCTTCACCAAAGGTAGCAGGGGCTACGGAAGCAGGGGAAGAGGGGGATATCCCTCAACGAGAATGGGGATTGCTGCTCTAATCAGACAAACATTGATCGATGCGGAAGACTACCTTAAAAAGATCGAAACCTGGGAGAAAAAGGGAAAAAAGGGACCGAAGCCACCGAGAAATACCACCTATGAGGCGCTCATACCGGTATTAAAGGGAGAGATGCCCGTCATCGCCAATGTGCGGGAGGCAAGGGAGATAAGGGTGGCGCTCGAGATAGCCGATGCCTTCCATCTCAAGCTCATCCTCTTAAATGCCAATGAATGCGACAAAATGATAGAAAAGATCAAGGAGCGGAATATCCCCATCCTTCTGGGAAACATCTTCACCAATCCCGATGAAACTCAGCCCTACGACTTCTACTACAAGCTACCCCTCAGGCTCTATCGAAACGGCATCAAGTTCGCCATCTTCGTCGGCGGTGCCCATTCGGTGAGGAACCTTCCCTACTCCGCAGCGGTGGCAGTCGCTTACGGACTCCCCTATGAAGAAGGGTTAAAGTCGATAACCATCTATCCGGCGGAGATATTGGGGATCGCTGACAAGGTGGGAAGCATCGAGAAGGGCAAGATCGCCAACTTGGTAGTCTGGACCGGGGATCCCCTTCAGGTGAGATCGCGGGTAAAACATCTGATCATCAAAGGGAAGCTCGTCCCCCTCACCAACCACGATACCGAGCTCAGGGATAGGTATCTCCACCTCTACAAACATTTAAAGATAAAACTCCATTAA
- a CDS encoding V-type ATP synthase subunit B: MKKIYTEIRQIAGPIAEIKGTMGIGNREIAHFPGYGIGQVVKLAGDTVYIQSLRGTLGMSTRQPVYFTGRPLMIPYDSELLLGRRFNGVFEPIDGKPPITSGKLVPVIGSVINPTVRKMGSGYIQTGIPGIDGANTIVRSQKIPIFKRPEEDVNKVVGRIIRQAEVNDRKPFVVIFGGIGLKYEEYLYFQEVLNEAPERTIMIINLASESSIERLNVPHICCAIGEQLALEGKHVFIVLSDMLNFANALMEVANAQDKIPARAGYPGDLYTKLAQVYERATNLGGDLGSVTILGVVSVPNGDITHPVPDLTGYITEGQIYIEHDKVMVLKSLSRLKQLVIGKETRHDHPAIMDACIKAYSYSLDLKEKLSMGLEITQEIDKKFLKFGDLFENEFLPVHQNRTMTETLDLAWDLISILPLEVLGIRKEISDQFYRRKEAA, translated from the coding sequence ATGAAGAAGATATATACCGAGATCAGACAGATAGCCGGTCCTATAGCGGAGATAAAGGGGACGATGGGAATAGGTAATCGGGAGATAGCGCATTTCCCCGGCTATGGGATTGGTCAGGTAGTGAAGCTCGCTGGTGATACCGTTTATATCCAGTCCCTCAGGGGGACACTTGGGATGAGCACCCGTCAGCCAGTTTATTTCACTGGTCGCCCACTGATGATCCCCTACGATTCAGAGCTTCTTCTCGGGCGCAGATTCAACGGGGTATTCGAGCCGATAGATGGTAAGCCACCAATCACTTCGGGCAAGCTCGTTCCCGTTATTGGTTCGGTGATCAACCCTACAGTGAGGAAGATGGGTTCAGGTTATATCCAGACCGGGATCCCCGGCATTGACGGGGCGAATACCATTGTCCGGAGCCAGAAGATACCCATCTTCAAGAGACCTGAGGAGGATGTGAATAAGGTAGTGGGGAGGATCATCCGTCAGGCAGAGGTAAACGACCGAAAACCCTTTGTAGTCATCTTCGGGGGTATTGGTCTTAAGTATGAGGAGTACCTTTATTTCCAGGAGGTGCTCAATGAGGCTCCTGAGCGGACCATTATGATTATAAACCTCGCTTCGGAATCCTCGATCGAACGGCTCAATGTTCCTCATATCTGTTGCGCCATTGGAGAACAGCTTGCCCTTGAGGGGAAGCATGTGTTTATCGTTCTTTCCGATATGCTCAACTTTGCCAATGCGTTGATGGAAGTGGCAAACGCTCAGGATAAGATCCCGGCTCGGGCGGGCTATCCTGGCGATCTTTATACCAAGTTGGCTCAGGTTTACGAGCGGGCGACCAACTTGGGAGGAGACCTGGGTTCAGTTACCATCTTGGGGGTGGTCTCGGTCCCGAATGGCGATATCACCCATCCCGTCCCCGACCTCACCGGTTATATCACTGAGGGACAAATTTATATTGAGCATGATAAGGTGATGGTGCTTAAATCGCTTTCCCGGCTCAAGCAGTTGGTGATAGGGAAGGAGACGCGTCACGATCACCCGGCGATTATGGATGCCTGTATCAAGGCTTATTCTTACTCCCTCGATCTCAAGGAGAAGCTTTCGATGGGGCTTGAGATAACCCAGGAGATAGACAAAAAGTTCCTCAAGTTCGGCGATCTATTCGAGAATGAGTTCTTACCAGTACATCAGAATCGAACAATGACGGAAACCTTGGATCTCGCTTGGGATCTCATATCCATTCTCCCGCTTGAGGTGCTTGGTATAAGGAAGGAGATAAGCGACCAGTTCTATCGGAGGAAGGAGGCGGCGTAG